In Paracoccus liaowanqingii, one DNA window encodes the following:
- a CDS encoding IS630 family transposase (programmed frameshift) — protein sequence MMAIEITRTDMSTSELRAAAARTKDAKAVRRILAIALVLEGADRKTAAEACGMDRQTLRDWVHRYNAEGITGLSNRYWAGPTPLLNSEQKAELARMVREGPDLEADGVVRWRCVDLKRKIEDRFGVVMHERTVGKQLAALGFRRLSVRPQHPKSDPLAQEAFKKNFAATVKAALPETAHGKPLEVWFQDEARVGQQGTLTRTWAECGTRPRAPRDTRYKWAYIFGAVCPSRATTAALVMPRADTSAMNAHLAEIAKTVASGAHAVLVMDGAGWHNSSALRIPDNITIVTLPPYAPELNPVENIWAYLRANCLAITVFDTYADIVDRCCSAWNAFANDPERVRSIATREYAKGVSA from the exons CTGATGGCGATTGAGATCACTCGAACGGATATGTCGACAAGTGAGCTTCGGGCGGCGGCGGCGCGCACAAAGGATGCAAAAGCGGTGCGGCGGATTTTGGCGATCGCTCTTGTTCTGGAGGGCGCGGATCGCAAGACGGCGGCGGAGGCCTGCGGCATGGACCGGCAGACCCTGCGCGATTGGGTTCATCGCTACAACGCCGAGGGGATCACCGGTCTGTCGAACCGGTATTGGGCAGGCCCGACGCCGCTCCTGAACTCTGAGCAGAAAGCGGAACTTGCCCGGATGGTCCGTGAAGGGCCTGACCTTGAGGCCGATGGGGTGGTCCGCTGGCGCTGCGTCGATCTCAAGCGCAAGATCGAAGATCGCTTCGGCGTGGTCATGCACGAGCGGACGGTCGGCAAGCAGCTGGCAGCCCTTGGCTTTCGCCGCCTGTCGGTGCGCCCACAGCACCCCAAATCCGACCCGTTGGCACAGGAGGCATTTA AAAAAAACTTTGCCGCGACGGTAAAGGCCGCCCTACCGGAGACGGCGCACGGGAAGCCATTGGAGGTGTGGTTTCAGGATGAAGCCAGAGTGGGCCAGCAGGGGACGCTCACCCGGACCTGGGCCGAGTGCGGAACCCGACCTCGTGCGCCGCGCGACACCCGCTACAAATGGGCCTATATCTTCGGCGCCGTCTGTCCATCGCGCGCCACGACCGCGGCACTTGTCATGCCACGTGCCGATACCTCGGCCATGAACGCTCATCTCGCTGAAATCGCAAAAACCGTCGCGTCGGGCGCCCATGCCGTGCTCGTCATGGACGGCGCCGGCTGGCATAACTCCAGTGCTCTACGCATCCCCGACAACATCACCATCGTGACGCTTCCGCCCTATGCGCCAGAGCTGAATCCGGTTGAGAACATCTGGGCCTATCTGCGCGCAAACTGCCTCGCCATCACCGTCTTTGACACCTACGCAGACATTGTCGACCGATGCTGCAGCGCATGGAACGCCTTCGCAAACGACCCCGAGCGCGTCCGATCGATTGCCACGCGTGAATACGCAAAAGGGGTCAGTGCTTAG
- a CDS encoding transposase — translation MTVYVAMCPVDFRVGSERSQKTVRGTVFPTNGLALAVQEMFGLDPCLAGAVFAFRAKRAAHIKLLV, via the coding sequence GTGACGGTCTATGTGGCGATGTGCCCGGTGGACTTTCGCGTGGGGAGTGAAAGAAGTCAGAAAACGGTCCGGGGGACTGTTTTCCCGACGAACGGTCTGGCGCTGGCTGTGCAGGAGATGTTCGGACTCGACCCGTGTCTCGCGGGGGCGGTCTTCGCGTTCCGTGCGAAGCGGGCGGCCCATATCAAGCTTTTGGTATAG
- a CDS encoding WGxxGxxG family protein produces the protein MSKGLRICTVALVLITSSPVLAQVATTEPANAPPVGVEQDDGFDWGLLGLLGLLGLAGLKGRQRDDVHTTTSRRS, from the coding sequence ATGTCCAAAGGACTTCGCATCTGCACCGTGGCTCTCGTTCTCATTACTAGCAGCCCCGTTTTGGCCCAGGTGGCGACCACCGAGCCTGCAAACGCGCCGCCGGTCGGAGTTGAGCAAGATGACGGTTTCGACTGGGGCCTGCTCGGCCTTTTGGGACTGCTCGGGCTTGCCGGCCTGAAAGGGCGTCAGCGGGACGACGTCCATACTACGACAAGCAGGCGCTCTTGA
- a CDS encoding response regulator, translating into MTPTPGGACSKTLLTTQKFEIYNLGGMSNAVILCRPLHELLRQSMNKTNLAGRRILVVEDELILSLDLCAQIEEFGGVVVGPAPTLEKGRFLFSSSPLPDGGILNMRIVKNMIYPLADDLLAAGVPFIFATCANKRSIPQRYAGIPLVGKPIDILHVAEELFPVCSELGRA; encoded by the coding sequence TTGACGCCCACACCAGGAGGGGCATGCTCGAAAACACTGCTGACGACGCAGAAATTCGAAATCTATAACCTTGGCGGCATGAGCAACGCAGTAATTTTATGCCGTCCCTTACATGAGCTTTTGAGACAGTCGATGAACAAGACCAACCTGGCTGGACGGCGCATTCTTGTGGTAGAAGATGAGCTTATCTTGAGCCTTGATCTCTGCGCACAGATAGAGGAATTCGGCGGAGTGGTGGTCGGACCGGCGCCCACCTTGGAGAAGGGCCGCTTCCTCTTTTCTTCAAGCCCTCTGCCAGACGGCGGCATCCTCAATATGCGGATTGTCAAAAATATGATCTACCCTCTGGCCGATGATCTGCTGGCAGCGGGCGTGCCCTTTATTTTTGCAACCTGCGCGAATAAAAGGTCTATTCCGCAAAGGTATGCAGGCATCCCGCTTGTCGGCAAACCGATCGATATCCTGCATGTCGCTGAGGAACTGTTTCCTGTATGTTCAGAATTAGGGCGGGCATGA
- a CDS encoding cupin domain-containing protein, which translates to MTDPAILRPDQLPVNDRANGARTIPLVTRSCGSTSLINGITAFDPGAKIGIHFHNCEESVLILEGDAVAEIDGQRHQLRAGDTTWIPANVPHRFLNESQELMRIFWTYATVDATRTMVATGIEQSIDDEHEKAKRA; encoded by the coding sequence ATGACAGATCCCGCTATCCTGCGCCCTGACCAGCTGCCGGTAAACGACCGCGCCAACGGCGCCCGCACCATCCCCCTGGTGACCCGCAGCTGCGGCTCCACGAGCCTTATCAATGGCATCACGGCTTTCGATCCTGGCGCCAAGATCGGCATACATTTCCACAACTGCGAAGAAAGTGTGTTGATCCTGGAAGGCGACGCCGTGGCCGAGATCGACGGCCAGCGCCACCAACTGAGGGCCGGCGACACGACTTGGATCCCTGCCAATGTCCCGCACCGCTTCCTGAACGAGAGCCAAGAGCTGATGAGGATTTTCTGGACGTACGCGACAGTAGACGCGACGCGCACCATGGTCGCGACCGGGATCGAGCAGTCTATCGATGACGAGCATGAGAAGGCAAAACGCGCGTAA
- the tcuA gene encoding FAD-dependent tricarballylate dehydrogenase TcuA has protein sequence MDKIWDVIVVGSGNAALCAALAARAEGSSVLVVEKAPRAMAGGNTQYTAGAMRFAYNGIDDLMPLLADLTDPRLEVTDFGSYTTQRFSDDLLGFNDGRPLSPEQQILIDQSLETMQWLGHQGVKFEPIYSRQSFLKDGRHVFWGGLTLAAAEEGVGLFEAELAALEEKGGEIRFEQAVTGLLVKDGCVTGVTVRNSTGEQVLHARAVILACGGFEASEELRAKYIGPDWAKAKVRGTPHNTGDGLRMAFELGAEMYGFYEGCHATPMDLHMKDYGNLDIPHGERKNYRKISYFLGIMINADAVRFVDEGRDFRNYTYAQFGRAVLEQPGHFAWQIFDAKVDDLLYAEYRFHDAHYVQADTLEDLIPKLEGVNPAGARSTIEAYNQAVMDDVAFDPTIKDGKGTRGLELPKSNWAQKLDTGPFKAYPVTGGITFTYGGVKLGQEGQILRPDGSAIDGLFACGEMVGGVFYNGYPGGSGLTSGAVFGRIAGRGAAAQAKGA, from the coding sequence ATGGACAAGATATGGGACGTGATCGTCGTAGGCTCGGGTAACGCGGCATTGTGTGCTGCGCTTGCCGCACGTGCCGAGGGCAGCAGTGTGCTGGTTGTAGAAAAGGCCCCGCGCGCCATGGCCGGCGGAAATACGCAATATACCGCAGGAGCAATGCGATTTGCGTATAACGGTATCGATGACCTTATGCCGCTTTTGGCCGATCTGACGGATCCTCGTCTCGAAGTGACCGACTTTGGCAGCTACACTACTCAAAGGTTTAGCGATGATCTGCTAGGTTTCAACGATGGCCGCCCTCTGTCTCCTGAGCAGCAAATCTTGATCGATCAGAGCTTGGAAACCATGCAGTGGCTGGGTCACCAAGGCGTAAAATTCGAGCCGATTTACAGCCGTCAATCATTCTTGAAAGATGGTCGTCATGTTTTTTGGGGCGGCTTGACACTCGCCGCTGCGGAGGAAGGCGTTGGCCTATTCGAGGCGGAACTTGCCGCTCTCGAGGAAAAGGGCGGTGAAATCCGTTTCGAACAGGCCGTTACTGGCCTGCTGGTCAAAGATGGATGCGTGACTGGTGTCACCGTCCGAAACTCCACTGGTGAGCAGGTTCTTCATGCTCGGGCGGTAATATTGGCTTGCGGCGGCTTCGAGGCGTCTGAGGAGCTGCGTGCGAAGTATATTGGACCCGATTGGGCAAAGGCCAAGGTTCGTGGAACACCTCACAATACCGGAGATGGGCTGCGCATGGCGTTCGAGCTAGGGGCAGAAATGTATGGATTCTACGAAGGTTGTCACGCGACGCCGATGGACTTGCACATGAAGGATTATGGCAATCTCGACATCCCTCACGGCGAACGCAAAAATTACCGGAAAATATCCTACTTCCTTGGGATAATGATCAATGCGGATGCCGTACGTTTCGTAGACGAGGGCCGCGATTTTCGCAATTACACCTATGCGCAGTTCGGCCGCGCCGTACTGGAACAACCCGGTCATTTCGCTTGGCAGATATTTGACGCCAAAGTGGATGACCTGCTTTATGCGGAATACCGCTTCCATGACGCACACTACGTGCAGGCAGATACACTAGAGGACCTAATACCGAAGCTTGAGGGGGTGAACCCAGCTGGGGCTCGCAGTACGATCGAGGCCTATAACCAAGCCGTCATGGACGATGTGGCGTTTGACCCGACGATCAAGGACGGCAAGGGCACACGTGGCCTGGAACTGCCAAAGTCGAACTGGGCGCAGAAGCTCGATACAGGGCCGTTCAAGGCCTATCCGGTCACGGGCGGCATCACGTTCACCTATGGAGGCGTCAAGCTGGGACAGGAAGGGCAGATCCTGCGCCCCGATGGCAGCGCGATCGATGGACTATTCGCATGTGGTGAAATGGTCGGCGGGGTGTTCTACAATGGCTACCCGGGTGGTTCGGGATTGACCTCCGGTGCGGTCTTCGGCCGGATTGCAGGACGCGGCGCCGCTGCTCAGGCCAAGGGGGCCTGA